The following proteins come from a genomic window of Rutidosis leptorrhynchoides isolate AG116_Rl617_1_P2 chromosome 10, CSIRO_AGI_Rlap_v1, whole genome shotgun sequence:
- the LOC139871148 gene encoding uncharacterized protein → MDAYLKLVDDDSSDDEMLLSVMRSCAEELDREAGEGSSQGPRRPPRARSYIPGDREGAAERLHRDYFAESPTFPKNKFNRRYRMQTQLFESIISDNFCLCVTDLYQDEYLRKPTAHDIQRIYETHETRHGFRGVLGSIDCMHWEWKNCPVSWQGQYTSGHKKNPSPILEVVASYDMWIWHAYFGVACSNNDINVLNRSPLFDSIKNGFAPPSPFTVNGHDYTHGYYLADGIYPDWATLIKAYSSSTDEPSARLTRYQESARKDVERTFGVLQEDNGFAITSLDEEYLRAPENRHVFVRN, encoded by the exons ATGGATGCCTATTTAAAGCTCGTCGACGATGATTCTTCGGACGATGAAATGTTATTAAGTGTTATGCGTTCGTGCGCCGAAGAGCTAGACCGAGAAGCTGGTGAGGGCTCAAGTCAGGGACCTCGACGACCTCCACGAGCCCGAAGCTATATTCCTGGGGATCGCGAAGGTGCAGCTGAGCGTCTACACAGAGACTATTTTGCTGAATCTCCTACTTTtcccaaaaacaaatttaatagacGTTATCGAATGCAAACGCAATTGTTCGAGAGTATCATATCAG ATAACTTTTGTTTGTGTGTTACTGATTTGTACCAAGACGAATATCTACGTAAACCAACTGCACATGATATTCAACGAATATATGAAACGCACGAAACAAGGCATGGTTTTAGGGGGGTGCTTGGCAGCATTGATTGCATGCATTGGGAATGGAAGAATTGTCCCGTTTCATGGCAAGGTCAATACACAAGTGGGCATAAAAAAAACCCATCTCCTATTCTCGAAGTTGTAGCTTCGTATGATATGTGGATATGGCACGCATATTTTGGTGTTGCATGTTCTAACAATGACATCAATGTGTTAAACCGTTCCCCATTGTTTGATTCTATTAAGAACGGTTTCGCTCCACCTTCACCATTTACAGTAAATGGTCATGACTACACACATGGTTATTATCTCGCAGACGGTATTTATCCGGATTGGGCTACACTTATCAAAGCATATTCATCCTCAACCGACGAGCCATCTGCAAGGCTTACACGTTATCAAGAAAGTGCACGAAAAGATGTCGAACGAACATTTGGTGTCCTTCAAG AGGATAATGGTTTTGCTATAACGTCACTCGACGAAGAGTATCTAAGAGCGCCAGAAAACCGACATGTTTTTGTTAGGAATTGA